The Acinonyx jubatus isolate Ajub_Pintada_27869175 chromosome B3, VMU_Ajub_asm_v1.0, whole genome shotgun sequence genomic interval GTTGCAGCCCACCTTTGGTTTCAGGCACACCTCTAGTTCAGTACCGCAGCCCTAGTTGGGGACCCCGGAGGCCAGAGACTGTGTCTGAGTATCCGTCCTACCCCCCGCTGGCACGTTGAAGGTGGTAAATACATGGAGAAGCGGGTGAGATCCCTCCCTATTCAcagttctttctcctcctctcgtTGCAGATATTCCTGTTATTCCGGATCTGGAAGAAGTACAGGAAGAAGACTTCGCTTTGCAGGTGGCAGCCCCCCCCAGGTACGTTATTAGGTGTGGAGTTGGCAGGAGGCGGAGAGCATGTGAATGAACACATGCCCAATACCGCGTACAGcggggctgcccccccccccccccgccccgagtgGAGACGGGAAGTTGCTGGTGATGGGTTCCTGCCCGGGTTCCCGTGTTACTAGGCATATTCTTCCCACTTTGGTCCTTCCTCGCTGCCCGGGAGGCTCTGGGGATGGTGGCCCGGCAGCCCGCCTGGAACCCGTCCTGCCTGGGATTCCTCCtcaccttctctctttcctgcagCATCCAGGTCAACCGGGTGATGACCTACCGTGACCTGGACAATGACCTCATGAAGTACTCAGCCTTTCAGACCTTGGTGAGTGCGGCAGCTTTTGCGCAGAGGGGCGGGCTCCGGGCCTCATCTCCTCCGTGGGTCTCTGGGGCCTCCTGGCGACAGTCCCTTTGCCGGAGCATTCCCCTCCGGTATTACGGCATCCCTGGGCCCGACCTGTCCCAGCGTGTCCCGGGGCCAGGCTCCCACCTGCTTCCATGGAGGCCCCCCGGCATCAGGAGGTACCACGGCCCTATAGATCCGGCACTGTCATGCCCTGCCCTCTTGGTGTTGACCTTCCTGCAAAGAATGTCCAACCTGTAGGATGCTGTGGCATTCCCTCATTCCTCAGTGGCTACGAGGTCCACTCacagttttcctctttttaaggCATTTCTGCAGGTCTCGGTTTGGGAAGTTCCACCACACACAACCTGACCCTCCTCACTTTGCAAGACATAGGTGTCCGGAGcgccccccccaactccccccccccccccccgccccggggaaaCACAAGCCGGTTTGTTTGCTTGCTCGTTTGTTTGCATCCTTGCATCCACAGGATGGAGAGATTGACCTGAAGCTCCTCACCAAAGTCCTGGCGCCAGAGCACGAAGTCCGAGAGGTCAGTAGCAGCAGAAGCTCCTTCCTGTGGGCTGCGTCATCCCTACGACCAGCCGGCTCCCCAGCGTGAGCTCTGCCTCCCCGAGGCCGAAGGGTGGGGGAGGTCGGCTGTGACCGCGGGGAAAGGCCTTCTGCCTTCATCTTACCCAGCGCTGCCTCTCCGGGCAGGATGACGTCAGCTGGGACTGGGACCGTCTGTACACCGAGGTGTCCTCAGAGCTCCTCACCGAATGGGACCTGCTGCAGGCGGAGAAGGAGGACCCCGTGGGACAGCCCACGCACACCTGAGCCCTCGGTGGTCAGCAGACTGCTGTCCCCGCACAGAGTAATTTCTGCTTCCGACGTGAAAAAACGCGATAAGCCTACAGTTGAAGAAGCTTGCCGGTAGCTTAGCATTTTTGTATggaatattttgtaataaaaatgcttattttcagtAGACCATGTTGGATCATTCAAGTGTAATAAATTGCTTTATGCTGTGgccatctcttccttttctttccagcaGCCTCTTGGAAAGATTCGTcaagagtggaggagggcagcTTTTAAACAGTCTGACGGGTTTGCTCCCCGCTGTTGAAGAGCATGAGGGAAAGCTAGACTCAGGGGGAGAGGAATGGCACCCCTTCTAGAAAGTGTTCGGTTCACAGAGGCCACAGCATTTCCCGGGAGCACCTGTCTACTTGGAAGCACCTGGAAGCAGGGGTATGGGAGGCTGCAAGCCGCTACCTGCCGGGGTCCGGGGAGGGCCTGGCAAGACGCCTTTCTTACTGCGGATGTTCAGTTATGTTCGTGAAATTTTACTGTCTCCTTCATGCTGTCGGGCAGCTTAGCTGAGGAGACGGCCAAAAGGGGGTGCGCTAAGGCGAACCATTCCTCACAGCGGGACTTGGGAGCTATTCTCACAGCacccccctttctcctttcttcttgcaGCCCATGCCCAGGGCTCCCCAGGCACGCCCTTCCTTTCCGCCACGGGCTCCCAGAGCCTCGATGCTAGCTCTCATTAGAAGCGGCCGGCTTGCCCGCTCCGAGCATCCCACAGAATGCTCCCTCTCGAGGAGACTGGGACCCCCTCTGACCTTTCAGATACTAGCCGCTCGTCTCCACTGCCCCCCCAAAGCATCATCGCTGCCTGTTTGCAAACCATGCCGACATCTGGAGCAGAGCCCAGCCCTCTTTCTAAACAGAGacatcttctgtttttgtttttctctctttctcccccaagaCCTCTCATCTGAGGACAGGGACGTCTCCCTGCCCGCCTCCCCTAGATGCCACCTTGGATCAGGCCCATGCAGGCTGGCAGCCGCTGACTAAGCCCCGCTCCTCGGCCACAGCCACGGGGAGCTCGAGTGCTGCTCTCATCCAGCCTGGAAAGCCCTTCATTAAAATTCAGTAAAACAAAGAGGCTCAACACTTCAAAAACCCACTGGGGGGTTATTTTTGTAGGACTACTAGTGCCCTTCCCCAGTGAGCCACGAGGGCTCCAGAGCCAGCAAAGAGACTGTGTGGCTGTTAATTATAAACTCAGGGATTTAGTGGCTTTGGGgccccttttcctcctcttccagagTCACACATTTAGCCCAGCCAGCCCCTCTTTGGAATAATTCCCATGGTCACTGAGAACTTTGTGTCCAAGCTTGTTTTTCTTGAGCACCATTCTGAAACCCAAAGGAGAAAGGTCTTTCTAGTACCTTAATTACTAGCAAATTCAGCCGCCTCGGGACTCTGATAACCTTGGAGGTCTGTGGCCAGCCTGAGCAAGTGGCTAGGGGTCGACATCCTTCCTCCCTTTACTGTACGATTGCAGTGGCAGCAAGGTCTAACGCGTCATGAGCCCTCACCAGGTGCCAGGCATGGGGTTCAGCACGTACGAATCATCTAGCCTAATCCTGACAACCACCCAGTGA includes:
- the IFT43 gene encoding intraflagellar transport protein 43 homolog isoform X2; translation: MKWNNAWEAFNPVPDMRSLFLLEESLAAFLWGPKMGRRAQQESAQVDNHLSNKNSSSILTGEAPPPKPPRRQGGWADDSTKASKSGRRASEEIEDHRLRQQSLDGSDDGGDIPVIPDLEEVQEEDFALQVAAPPSIQVNRVMTYRDLDNDLMKYSAFQTLDGEIDLKLLTKVLAPEHEVREDDVSWDWDRLYTEVSSELLTEWDLLQAEKEDPVGQPTHT
- the IFT43 gene encoding intraflagellar transport protein 43 homolog isoform X1, producing the protein MKWNNAWEAFNPVPDMRSLFLLEESLAAFLWGPKMGRRAQQESAQVDNHLSNKNSSSILTGEAPPPKPPRRQGGWADDSTKASKSGRRASEEIEDHRLRQQSLDGSDDGGDIPVIPDLEEVQEEDFALQVAAPPSIQVNRVMTYRDLDNDLMKYSAFQTLDGEIDLKLLTKVLAPEHEVREVSSSRSSFLWAASSLRPAGSPAMTSAGTGTVCTPRCPQSSSPNGTCCRRRRRTPWDSPRTPEPSVVSRLLSPHRVISASDVKKRDKPTVEEACR
- the IFT43 gene encoding intraflagellar transport protein 43 homolog isoform X3 → MEDVLDLGEERRRGSATSGPKMGRRAQQESAQVDNHLSNKNSSSILTGEAPPPKPPRRQGGWADDSTKASKSGRRASEEIEDHRLRQQSLDGSDDGGDIPVIPDLEEVQEEDFALQVAAPPSIQVNRVMTYRDLDNDLMKYSAFQTLDGEIDLKLLTKVLAPEHEVREDDVSWDWDRLYTEVSSELLTEWDLLQAEKEDPVGQPTHT